The following coding sequences lie in one Streptomyces venezuelae genomic window:
- a CDS encoding hydroxyacid dehydrogenase — protein MGVEVADRVFAPDLRERLARSVALSPLLLSGPLTTPEARAVLSDTEILVTGWECPPLTGEILASAPRLRAVVHAAGSVKPMVTDAVWDRGVVVSSAADANADPVVAFTLAAITFAAKGALPAAAAYTSGWPSFTDRTGADARTIGVVGASRIGRRVIAALRSSDTGCRVLLTDPYVAPAEAVALGVELVELAELCARSSIVTVHAPQLPETEGLLSGDMLKLIPDGGVVINTARGSLVDTEALVRECGAGRLDAFLDVTDPEPLPPEHALLSLPNVLVTPHIAGAQGSEVRRLGEYAVGEVERYVTSRPLRGRLLRSDLRRLA, from the coding sequence ATGGGCGTCGAGGTCGCGGACCGCGTGTTCGCACCGGACCTCCGCGAACGGCTCGCCCGCAGCGTGGCGTTGTCACCGCTGCTGCTGTCCGGGCCGCTGACGACACCGGAGGCGCGGGCGGTCCTTTCGGACACGGAGATCCTGGTCACCGGCTGGGAGTGCCCACCCCTGACCGGGGAGATCCTTGCCTCCGCGCCCCGGCTGCGGGCGGTCGTCCACGCGGCGGGCTCCGTCAAGCCGATGGTCACCGACGCGGTCTGGGACCGGGGCGTCGTGGTCTCGTCGGCAGCGGACGCGAACGCGGACCCCGTGGTGGCGTTCACCCTCGCGGCGATCACGTTCGCGGCGAAGGGTGCGCTGCCGGCGGCGGCCGCCTACACCTCCGGGTGGCCGTCCTTCACCGACCGCACCGGCGCGGACGCGCGCACGATCGGCGTCGTCGGCGCGTCGCGGATCGGGCGCCGGGTGATCGCGGCGCTGCGGTCCTCGGACACGGGCTGCCGCGTTCTCCTCACGGACCCGTACGTGGCTCCTGCGGAGGCGGTGGCTCTCGGCGTGGAACTGGTGGAGTTGGCGGAGCTCTGCGCCCGCAGCAGCATCGTCACCGTCCACGCGCCGCAACTCCCCGAGACGGAGGGGCTCCTGAGCGGCGACATGCTGAAACTGATCCCCGACGGCGGGGTCGTCATCAACACGGCTCGGGGTTCGTTGGTCGACACGGAGGCGCTGGTGCGGGAGTGCGGGGCGGGACGCCTCGACGCGTTCCTCGACGTCACGGATCCGGAGCCGCTCCCTCCGGAGCACGCGCTCCTTTCCCTGCCGAACGTGCTGGTGACCCCGCACATCGCGGGGGCGCAGGGGAGTGAGGTGCGGAGGCTCGGGGAGTACGCG